One window of Nocardia nova SH22a genomic DNA carries:
- a CDS encoding alpha/beta hydrolase, translating into MNSAVPHSLSRTPLRAAAALWLAAGLTVAGTAAAQDPPAPPSTPASVSAELVRSAAEPAPDGSRLVSVTPGSARALSITVHSAAMNLPIRLEVLAAPDRSRPAPTLYLLNGIDGGAGGNWIDRTDVASFFADKQVNVVVPFGGASSYFTDWRADDPVLGRQRWSTFLTRELPAVIDSGFGGSGVNAVAGISMAGTSVFQLALAAPGLYSAIGSYSGCVRTSDPQGQLIVDAVVGGRMGNTVNMWGPPTDPAWAANDPYLHADRLRGTAIYVSTGTGFPGPLDTLTGAHGDAVQLGYQLVFGAALEGVTNICTHQLHDRLAQLKVPATFDFRPDGTHSWGYWQEDLHKSWPMFAAALGA; encoded by the coding sequence GTGAATTCTGCTGTCCCGCACTCTCTCTCCCGGACACCGCTGCGGGCGGCCGCGGCGCTGTGGCTGGCGGCCGGGCTGACCGTCGCCGGTACCGCCGCCGCCCAGGATCCCCCGGCGCCGCCGAGCACGCCCGCCTCCGTCTCGGCGGAGCTGGTGCGTTCGGCCGCCGAGCCCGCGCCCGACGGCTCTCGCCTGGTGTCGGTCACTCCCGGATCGGCGCGGGCACTGTCGATCACCGTGCACTCGGCGGCGATGAATCTGCCGATCCGGCTGGAAGTCCTTGCGGCGCCGGACCGTTCCCGTCCCGCACCCACCCTGTATCTGCTCAACGGCATCGACGGAGGTGCGGGCGGCAATTGGATCGATCGTACGGATGTGGCGTCGTTTTTTGCGGATAAGCAGGTGAATGTGGTGGTGCCGTTCGGTGGGGCGAGTAGTTATTTCACGGATTGGCGTGCCGATGATCCGGTGTTGGGTCGGCAGCGGTGGTCGACGTTTCTGACGCGGGAGTTGCCCGCGGTGATCGATTCGGGTTTCGGTGGCAGTGGGGTGAACGCGGTGGCGGGTATTTCGATGGCGGGTACGTCGGTGTTCCAGTTGGCGTTGGCGGCGCCGGGTTTGTACTCCGCGATCGGGTCGTATTCGGGGTGTGTGCGTACGAGTGATCCGCAGGGGCAGTTGATCGTGGACGCGGTGGTGGGTGGCCGGATGGGTAACACGGTGAACATGTGGGGTCCGCCCACGGATCCGGCGTGGGCGGCCAATGATCCGTATCTGCACGCGGATCGGTTGCGGGGTACCGCGATCTATGTGTCGACCGGGACGGGGTTCCCGGGCCCACTCGACACCCTCACCGGCGCACACGGCGACGCCGTCCAGCTGGGATATCAGCTGGTCTTCGGCGCGGCGCTGGAAGGCGTCACCAATATCTGCACCCATCAGCTGCACGATCGGCTCGCCCAGCTGAAGGTGCCCGCGACCTTCGACTTCCGCCCGGACGGCACGCATTCGTGGGGGTACTGGCAGGAGGATCTGCACAAGTCCTGGCCGATGTTCGCGGCGGCATTGGGAGCGTGA
- a CDS encoding alpha/beta hydrolase, which translates to MNRRPFRTRTAVIVAVVAAALTTASAGARAGAEPTADFSAVSAPDGSRIHDIHPQSDRILDVGVYSAAMRNVTRVRVFRAVDPNRPAPTLYLLNGADGGASGGNWTDRTDVASFFADKQVNVVVPFGGASSYFTDWRADDPVLGRQRWSTFLTRELPAVIDSGFGGSGVNAVAGISMAGTSVFQLALAAPGLYSAIGSYSGCVRTSDPQGQLIVDAVVGGRMGNTVNMWGPPTDPAWAANDPYLHADRLRGTAIYVSTGTGFPGPLDTLTGPGIHGNPATLADQLLVGGALETGAVSCTRALRDRFTALAIPATFDFRPAGTHSWGYWQEDLHKSWPMIAAALGE; encoded by the coding sequence ATGAACAGGCGGCCCTTCCGGACGCGCACCGCCGTGATCGTCGCCGTGGTGGCGGCCGCGCTCACCACCGCCTCGGCCGGTGCGCGCGCGGGCGCGGAACCCACCGCGGATTTCTCGGCGGTCAGCGCACCCGACGGTTCGCGAATTCACGATATCCACCCGCAGTCCGACCGCATTCTCGATGTCGGGGTGTATTCGGCGGCCATGCGGAATGTGACGCGGGTGCGGGTCTTCCGGGCCGTCGATCCGAATCGCCCGGCGCCGACGCTGTATCTGCTCAACGGCGCGGACGGCGGGGCCAGCGGCGGAAACTGGACCGACCGTACGGATGTGGCGTCGTTTTTCGCGGATAAGCAGGTGAATGTGGTGGTGCCGTTCGGTGGGGCGAGTAGTTATTTCACGGATTGGCGTGCCGATGATCCGGTGTTGGGTCGGCAGCGGTGGTCGACGTTTCTGACGCGGGAGTTGCCCGCGGTGATCGATTCGGGTTTCGGTGGCAGTGGGGTGAACGCGGTGGCGGGTATTTCGATGGCGGGTACGTCGGTGTTCCAGTTGGCGTTGGCGGCGCCGGGTTTGTACTCCGCGATCGGGTCGTATTCGGGGTGTGTGCGTACGAGTGATCCGCAGGGGCAGTTGATCGTGGACGCGGTGGTGGGTGGCCGGATGGGTAACACGGTGAACATGTGGGGTCCGCCCACGGATCCGGCGTGGGCGGCCAATGATCCGTATCTGCACGCGGATCGGTTGCGGGGTACCGCGATCTATGTGTCGACCGGGACGGGGTTCCCGGGCCCACTCGACACCCTCACCGGTCCGGGCATCCACGGCAATCCCGCGACCCTGGCCGATCAGCTCCTCGTCGGCGGCGCGCTCGAGACCGGCGCGGTGAGCTGTACCCGCGCCCTGCGTGACCGGTTCACCGCACTCGCCATCCCCGCGACCTTCGACTTCCGCCCTGCCGGAACCCATTCGTGGGGCTACTGGCAGGAGGACCTGCACAAGTCCTGGCCGATGATCGCCGCGGCCCTGGGCGAGTGA
- a CDS encoding PucR family transcriptional regulator — translation MTTASTIGSKRGPSAPVISLSARDAHELTRELLAHLGAAVPPFTALPADVMSGEVAAVARLCTEWSIRRVNGGDLPERTDRLRAAAARWCRSGIPIEDVVHAIHEGFKSGLDLLFARARASDAELVVRGTGTALEMLDLITATVNKAYVQERRAEAAEHHTAVHTLTSALLGGHATTKLARECGIRIADRYCVLAVWIPPHPDESHPRLDQQVVARRKLRRVQAALAKLLRENPLAMLSVDGGSILIPESACAEAELDDLFTRLSELAGVPLTAAVVTAAADDVPEAAEQAHDLLDTVRRLGRGPGIHRFAELALQYQLTRPGIGRDILDARLVPLDSHPELLETLRVFFATDLNRQRAARQLCIHPNTIDYRLRRIGQLTGFDPSRTTGLWYLRSALIARTSAGDHDARRPA, via the coding sequence GTGACTACAGCAAGCACGATCGGGTCGAAGCGCGGCCCGTCCGCGCCGGTGATCTCGCTGTCGGCGCGGGACGCCCACGAGTTGACGCGGGAACTGCTCGCCCACCTCGGTGCGGCGGTGCCGCCGTTCACCGCACTGCCCGCCGACGTCATGTCCGGTGAGGTGGCGGCGGTGGCGCGCCTGTGCACGGAGTGGTCGATCCGGCGCGTCAACGGCGGCGATCTGCCCGAACGCACGGATCGCCTGCGCGCCGCCGCGGCGCGCTGGTGCCGTTCCGGCATCCCCATCGAGGATGTCGTGCACGCCATCCACGAGGGTTTCAAATCCGGGCTGGACCTGCTGTTCGCCCGCGCCCGCGCCAGCGACGCCGAACTCGTGGTGCGGGGCACCGGCACGGCGCTCGAGATGCTGGACCTGATCACCGCGACGGTGAACAAGGCCTATGTCCAGGAGCGGCGGGCCGAGGCCGCCGAACATCACACCGCCGTGCACACCCTGACCTCGGCGCTGCTGGGCGGGCACGCGACCACGAAACTCGCGCGGGAGTGCGGTATCCGGATCGCCGACCGGTATTGCGTACTGGCCGTGTGGATTCCGCCGCACCCCGACGAATCCCATCCGCGGCTGGACCAGCAGGTCGTGGCGCGGCGCAAACTGCGGCGGGTGCAGGCCGCGCTGGCGAAGTTGCTGCGCGAGAATCCGCTGGCCATGCTCTCGGTCGACGGCGGCAGCATCCTGATCCCCGAGAGCGCCTGTGCCGAAGCCGAACTCGACGATCTGTTCACCCGGCTGTCGGAACTGGCCGGGGTGCCGCTGACCGCGGCCGTGGTCACCGCCGCGGCCGACGACGTGCCGGAGGCGGCCGAGCAGGCCCACGATCTACTCGACACGGTGCGGCGGCTGGGCCGCGGGCCCGGAATCCATCGCTTCGCCGAGCTCGCCCTGCAATACCAGCTCACCCGGCCGGGGATCGGCCGCGACATCCTGGATGCGCGGCTGGTGCCGCTGGACTCCCATCCCGAACTGCTGGAGACGCTGCGGGTGTTCTTCGCGACCGATCTCAACCGGCAGCGCGCGGCACGCCAGCTGTGCATCCATCCGAACACCATCGACTACCGGCTGCGGCGGATCGGGCAGCTGACCGGATTCGATCCGTCCCGGACGACCGGATTGTGGTATCTGCGTTCGGCTCTCATCGCCCGGACGAGCGCCGGTGACCACGATGCGCGCCGGCCCGCCTGA